Proteins from a genomic interval of Lacticaseibacillus pabuli:
- a CDS encoding AI-2E family transporter, whose product MKRESMNRLVEVLLVGVTLLVLAGLVFILSKISFVFSPITTFISTIMGPFLIAGFLYYLLQPLVKLLQKIHVRGRAANVMAFVLLILILGGGLAYLIPQVVTQIASLIGNLPSFMRDAEVWLRDLANSKLAGELHVRDVLKSINLDSSQIASFASKYAGMSAATVGTVVGHIGNALVNIFMAPLVLFYFMKDGGKLSGSIQRFVSPRWREFVANLLGKMNSTMESYFSGQFMDMLIVGLLSCIGYAISGTPYALIIGITAGIMNMVPYIGPWLGAVPAVLVAMTVSWTQVILAIIVAVAVQQIDNNFVYPNVIGKSMEIHPLTVLVLLLTAGNMFGLLGVILGIPAYAVAKTALKCMVDEPRLHFFSWMRKPAPDAATPDAATPDTKAPKTDQPK is encoded by the coding sequence GTGAAAAGAGAATCGATGAACCGCCTCGTCGAAGTGCTCCTCGTTGGCGTGACGTTGCTCGTGCTCGCGGGTCTCGTCTTTATTCTGAGCAAGATATCCTTTGTCTTCAGCCCAATTACGACATTTATCTCGACTATTATGGGACCGTTTTTGATTGCGGGCTTCCTATATTACTTGCTGCAGCCACTCGTCAAGCTGCTGCAAAAGATTCACGTTCGCGGTCGTGCTGCCAACGTCATGGCATTCGTCCTGCTGATTTTGATTCTTGGTGGTGGGCTGGCGTACCTGATTCCCCAGGTGGTCACGCAGATTGCCAGTTTGATTGGCAATTTACCGAGTTTCATGCGCGATGCTGAAGTGTGGCTCCGCGACCTGGCTAACAGCAAGCTGGCCGGTGAACTGCACGTCCGGGATGTGCTGAAATCCATTAACCTGGATAGCTCACAGATTGCCAGCTTCGCGTCGAAGTACGCGGGGATGAGCGCCGCAACCGTGGGCACCGTCGTCGGACATATCGGGAACGCCTTGGTCAACATTTTCATGGCGCCCCTGGTCCTGTTCTACTTTATGAAGGACGGCGGCAAGCTGTCCGGCAGTATCCAACGTTTCGTGTCACCACGCTGGCGCGAGTTCGTGGCTAATTTGCTTGGTAAGATGAACAGCACTATGGAAAGTTACTTCAGTGGCCAATTTATGGATATGCTGATTGTCGGCCTCCTGAGCTGCATCGGTTACGCCATCAGTGGCACGCCGTACGCATTGATCATCGGGATTACCGCTGGGATTATGAACATGGTCCCATACATCGGGCCATGGCTGGGGGCAGTGCCCGCCGTGCTGGTTGCGATGACGGTTTCCTGGACGCAGGTCATTCTCGCCATTATTGTCGCTGTTGCCGTTCAGCAGATTGACAACAACTTTGTCTACCCGAATGTCATCGGGAAGTCGATGGAAATTCACCCTCTGACCGTGCTGGTGCTCCTGCTGACGGCGGGGAACATGTTTGGTCTGCTCGGGGTGATTCTCGGGATTCCTGCTTACGCGGTCGCCAAGACAGCGCTCAAGTGCATGGTCGACGAACCGCGGCTCCACTTCTTCAGTTGGATGCGTAAGCCGGCGCCAGATGCGGCAACGCCGGACGCTGCGACGCCTGATACGAAGGCGCCAAAGACAGATCAACCGAAATAA
- a CDS encoding PLP-dependent aminotransferase family protein translates to MQYAQRIDEQSSSNLEALLAAPKAGQVSFAGGLPDPDLFPEAELATGFAEAISQSGDTCLQYNSAAGYLPLREKVAQHLQRSGVPATADSLMLTQGAQQALDLIGRLFIDPGTNVVVEGPTYAGALAAFNAYQPHYLTVPVRPDGMDMGILKTQVQQHDVRLVYTVPDFQNPTGTVMSLTKRQQLLALAEQYDFMIVEDAPYRDLRYKGVTMPSLYELDHKDRVIHVGSFSKILSPGLRLGWLSANPELLTRLIDLKNGADLESSNLMMRGIDNYLQANDLSAHIEQLRQSYARKCQTMVTTLQTNLPGNVQCSNPDGGFFVWLQLPRNMNTETILATCSDDVTFVPSTTLYASGADKSGMRLAFTNPSVTEIKRGAAILANTISRAMTGAVAQAN, encoded by the coding sequence ATGCAATACGCACAGCGAATTGATGAACAGAGTAGCTCAAATTTAGAGGCACTATTGGCCGCGCCAAAAGCCGGTCAGGTCTCCTTCGCGGGCGGTTTGCCCGACCCAGACCTGTTTCCCGAAGCTGAGCTGGCCACGGGTTTTGCCGAAGCCATCAGCCAGTCAGGCGATACTTGTTTACAATACAATAGCGCAGCCGGCTACTTGCCCCTTCGTGAAAAGGTCGCGCAACACTTGCAGCGCAGTGGCGTTCCGGCAACCGCGGACTCGCTCATGCTCACCCAAGGCGCGCAGCAGGCACTCGATCTGATTGGCCGCCTCTTCATCGACCCTGGTACAAATGTCGTCGTCGAAGGTCCCACTTATGCGGGTGCCCTCGCAGCGTTCAATGCTTACCAGCCACATTACCTAACCGTGCCGGTGCGGCCAGATGGCATGGACATGGGCATTCTCAAAACGCAGGTCCAGCAGCACGACGTCCGCCTTGTCTACACCGTCCCTGACTTTCAGAATCCCACGGGCACCGTCATGAGTCTGACCAAGCGCCAGCAACTGCTCGCCTTGGCTGAACAATACGACTTCATGATTGTTGAAGACGCCCCCTACCGCGACCTGCGTTACAAGGGTGTGACGATGCCGAGTCTGTACGAGCTCGACCACAAGGACCGCGTCATCCACGTCGGGTCCTTCAGCAAGATCCTCTCCCCCGGCCTGCGCCTGGGCTGGTTGAGCGCAAATCCCGAACTACTCACACGTCTGATTGACCTGAAGAACGGCGCCGACCTTGAATCTAGTAACCTGATGATGCGCGGGATCGATAATTACTTGCAGGCCAATGACCTGAGTGCCCACATTGAACAACTCCGGCAATCTTACGCCCGTAAATGCCAGACGATGGTCACGACCCTGCAAACAAACCTACCGGGAAACGTGCAGTGTAGCAATCCGGACGGCGGCTTCTTCGTTTGGCTCCAGTTGCCACGTAACATGAACACCGAAACCATTCTGGCAACCTGCAGCGATGACGTGACTTTCGTGCCATCCACGACCCTGTACGCTTCTGGCGCTGACAAATCTGGTATGCGTTTGGCCTTCACGAACCCAAGCGTTACCGAGATTAAGCGCGGCGCGGCCATTTTAGCCAACACCATTTCCCGGGCAATGACGGGTGCTGTCGCACAAGCAAACTAA
- the aroD gene encoding type I 3-dehydroquinate dehydratase, with protein sequence MANPFANRQTPLVAVPIMAATLAEVQAQIVPALSSGADVIEWRVDGLRLGTTELAAAQQLAARIQANGQQLLVTLRTQQQGGLATAQQYGQQVQTWCARLRPDMVDVEFGPVAAAVMATLPPLPVVLSWHDFAGTPADAVLQQRLCDMAALKPALLKLALMPQTAGDVLRILQLSAWAHQHLDVPVALMGMGNLGRITRVAGRLFGTALTFASAGVSSAPGQMPVAEVQRLLQDFGK encoded by the coding sequence ATGGCCAACCCATTTGCAAATCGACAAACACCGCTCGTGGCGGTTCCCATTATGGCGGCAACCCTTGCCGAGGTGCAGGCACAGATTGTGCCTGCACTGTCATCTGGAGCAGACGTGATTGAGTGGCGTGTCGATGGGTTGCGCTTGGGTACCACCGAGCTTGCTGCGGCTCAGCAACTGGCCGCCAGAATTCAAGCAAACGGTCAGCAACTCTTGGTCACCTTGCGTACCCAGCAACAGGGCGGCCTGGCGACAGCACAGCAATACGGTCAGCAGGTGCAAACTTGGTGCGCACGGCTACGGCCCGACATGGTTGATGTGGAGTTTGGCCCTGTAGCCGCAGCTGTTATGGCGACATTGCCGCCGCTACCCGTCGTGCTGTCCTGGCACGACTTTGCGGGTACGCCAGCGGATGCGGTGTTGCAGCAGCGACTGTGCGACATGGCGGCGCTAAAACCGGCATTGTTGAAGCTGGCCTTGATGCCGCAAACGGCGGGGGATGTCCTGCGTATCCTGCAGCTTAGCGCATGGGCACATCAACACCTGGATGTCCCCGTCGCGCTGATGGGGATGGGCAACCTGGGGAGGATCACACGGGTTGCCGGTCGGTTGTTCGGCACCGCACTGACCTTTGCCAGCGCGGGTGTGAGTTCCGCGCCTGGCCAAATGCCAGTGGCTGAAGTACAGCGGTTATTACAGGATTTTGGCAAATAA
- a CDS encoding LysR family transcriptional regulator, whose product MANFSYEVFTAVVNYGTFAQAAGALNVTPSAVSHSISQLETELGFPLFIRSRSGAELTTDGQAVLPVIQGILNLEDQLRQVADNINGLAAGRVRIGAFSSVSTNWLPPIIRAFNKRYPQVKIELVQAGFNEIAELVRTGSVDIGFSLLPVSANVTVEPLIKDPIFCVTPKSFKPRSGKFVDIDDIGERNFILQQQDYDRDTKSALDEYHVGGKSLTYSIDDQSILSMVESGLGLGILPQLALNKLVGEVNTYPFSHPFARTLCMLLNPTQEQAPSVQRMRREIERYLAERYGEQYLGAAIRH is encoded by the coding sequence ATGGCCAACTTTTCGTATGAAGTGTTCACGGCAGTCGTGAATTACGGGACTTTTGCCCAGGCGGCAGGTGCTTTAAACGTCACGCCCAGCGCGGTTTCCCACAGTATTAGTCAATTAGAAACGGAGCTAGGGTTTCCCTTGTTCATCCGCTCCCGCAGTGGCGCGGAACTCACGACGGATGGGCAGGCGGTGCTGCCCGTGATTCAGGGAATTTTGAACCTTGAAGATCAGTTGCGACAGGTTGCAGACAACATTAATGGCCTTGCAGCGGGTCGAGTACGCATTGGGGCGTTCTCGTCCGTATCGACGAACTGGTTGCCCCCGATTATTCGGGCGTTCAACAAGCGCTATCCACAGGTCAAAATCGAGCTGGTGCAGGCAGGCTTTAATGAAATTGCCGAATTAGTCCGCACCGGGTCCGTAGATATCGGTTTTTCACTCCTGCCAGTCAGTGCAAACGTCACGGTTGAGCCTTTAATCAAAGACCCAATCTTTTGCGTGACACCAAAGTCCTTCAAGCCGCGGTCGGGGAAATTTGTGGATATTGACGACATCGGTGAGCGCAACTTCATTCTGCAACAGCAGGACTACGACCGTGACACCAAGTCGGCGCTGGATGAATACCATGTGGGCGGTAAGTCCCTGACGTATTCCATTGATGACCAGTCCATCCTGTCGATGGTGGAATCGGGGTTGGGCCTGGGCATTTTGCCGCAGCTGGCGTTAAACAAGTTGGTTGGTGAGGTGAACACTTATCCATTCTCACATCCGTTCGCCCGGACGCTGTGCATGTTGCTTAACCCCACGCAAGAGCAGGCGCCGAGTGTGCAACGGATGCGGCGCGAGATTGAGCGGTATTTGGCTGAGCGTTATGGCGAGCAGTACTTAGGTGCGGCGATTCGCCATTAA